One segment of Brassica napus cultivar Da-Ae chromosome C3, Da-Ae, whole genome shotgun sequence DNA contains the following:
- the LOC111204608 gene encoding pentatricopeptide repeat-containing protein At2g15690, mitochondrial-like → MSSLMAIRCARTQSIITVGSLLQVRSSLPHLSSRFAVNPTSSKNLSTSAAAGDYHRNPHSVASYPPPQRQNPSPGFDSQRFQNHSNTDHHRAPQRYNPNQSPQHGRGGASGYNQVNYQNQNVQQNANQSNEIAPTVEEIVRLCKLRRFKDAIELLDKGALPDKDCFSLLFESCANLKSLEHSKKVHDHFLRSVFRSDPKLNNVVISMFGECSSVTDAKRVFDHMADKDMDSWHVMMRVYSDNGMGDDALQLFEEMTKQGLKPNEETFVNVFLACATVGGIKEAFLHFDSMENEFGISPRTEHFLGVLDVLGKCGHLVEAEQYILGLPFEATADFWEAMRSYGKIHGDIDLEDYAEELMVDLDPSKAVTNKIPTPPPKSYRETSMLASRSRILEFRNLTYYKDEAKEMDAKKGAVYVPDTKCVLHDIDEEAKEQALLYHSERLAIAYGVICTPPRKSLTIIKNLRVCNDCHNFIKIMSKIIGRTLIVRDNKRFHHFSDGKCSCGDYW, encoded by the coding sequence ATGTCTTCTCTAATGGCGATTCGTTGCGCGCGTACCCAGAGTATCATCACAGTAGGTTCTCTTCTTCAGGTACGCTCTTCTCTCCCCCATCTATCCTCTCGATTCGCCGTGAACCCAACCTCGAGCAAAAACCTTAGCACATCCGCCGCCGCGGGTGATTACCACCGGAATCCTCACTCCGTCGCATCTTATCCTCCGCCGCAACGGCAGAATCCATCCCCGGGGTTCGATTCTCAGCGTTTTCAAAATCATTCAAACACTGATCATCATCGAGCTCCTCAGAGGTACAACCCTAACCAGAGTCCTCAACACGGCCGCGGCGGAGCATCTGGTTACAATCAGGTCAATTATCAGAATCAGAATGTTCAGCAAAACGCCAATCAGAGCAACGAGATAGCCCCAACTGTGGAAGAGATAGTCCGTTTGTGCAAGCTCAGGAGATTCAAAGACGCTATCGAGCTGCTCGATAAGGGAGCTCTCCCTGACAAAGACTGCTTCTCTTTACTCTTCGAGTCTTGCGCCAATCTGAAATCTCTCGAGCATTCCAAGAAGGTGCACGATCATTTCCTCCGGTCCGTCTTCAGAAGCGATCCGAAGCTGAACAACGTGGTGATCAGTATGTTCGGGGAGTGTAGCAGCGTCACTGACGCCAAGAGAGTGTTTGATCACATGGCTGACAAAGATATGGACTCTTGGCACGTGATGATGCGTGTGTATAGCGACAACGGGATGGGAGATGACGCGTTGCAGCTGTTCGAGGAGATGACGAAACAGGGGCTGAAGCCCAACGAGGAGACGTTCGTTAATGTCTTCTTGGCTTGTGCTACTGTGGGTGGGATAAAGGAAGCGTTTTTGCATTTCGATTCGATGGAGAACGAGTTCGGGATTAGCCCCAGGACGGAGCATTTCTTGGGTGTtttagatgttcttggaaaatGCGGGCATCTCGTTGAGGCGGAGCAGTATATCCTCGGCCTTCCTTTTGAAGCCACAGCTGATTTCTGGGAAGCTATGAGGAGCTATGGTAAGATCCATGGAGATATCGATTTAGAGGATTACGCGGAGGAGTTGATGGTTGATCTTGACCCTTCGAAGGCTGTGACCAACAAGATTCCAACCCCTCCGCCCAAATCATACAGGGAGACGAGTATGCTCGCTAGTAGGAGTAGGATTCTCGAGTTTCGGAATCTGACTTATTACAAGGATGAAGCTAAGGAGATGGATGCGAAGAAGGGAGCGGTTTATGTTCCAGACACGAAATGTGTTCTGCATGACATTGACGAGGAGGCTAAAGAACAGGCGCTGCTCTACCACAGCGAGAGGTTAGCGATTGCTTATGGTGTCATATGCACCCCGCCTCGGAAGTCCCTCACAATCATCAAGAATCTCCGTGTGTGTAACGACTGTCACAACTTCATCAAGATCATGTCCAAAATCATTGGTAGAACGTTGATTGTGAGAGACAACAAGCGTTTCCATCACTTCAGTGACGGCAAATGTTCTTGTGGTGATTACTGGTAG
- the LOC111204609 gene encoding uncharacterized protein LOC111204609: MIGGGRVYWGKKADREMDDGGSNGVVVIFAWSSINESHLASFVDLYSSLGWNSLVCRADFLTAFYPEMALSLAFHLLAELVEELKTRPCPVIFLAFSGAPKACMYKVLQVIMGDCEPQIHPDDSQLVRNCLSGHVYDSGPLDFTSDLNTKFALPPSIRRMSVPSRLISWMTKGISSGLDGLYLTRFESQRSEYWQALYSSVEIGAPYLILCSENDELAPHQVISSFTHQLQELGGEVKVVKWKNSPHAGHYTHNPIQYRAVISNFLEKAISVHLHKIRQLGERARTHDEISELICDLQKVAVDSNQSLKRVATGPSDHFFLPSSAPYQSNNTDPSSSQEEQRERSSFRPLQPTSINANSVLGQFLFDSCVPKNIEGWDIRFGGCLNGQPYATCSSRKNSNRGFKKQLLRSKL, translated from the exons ATGATCGGCGGGGGGAGAGTTTACTGGGGGAAGAAGGCGGATAGAGAGATGGACGACGGTGGATCTAACGGCGTCGTAGTGATCTTCGCGTGGAGTTCGATTAACGAGAGTCATCTTGCGAGTTTCGTTGACCTCTACTCTTCTCTCGGTTGGAACTCGCTTGTTTGCCGCGCTGATTTTCTCACTGC GTTTTACCCAGAGATGgctctctctctagcatttcATCTTCTTGCTGAGCTCGTTGAG GAGCTAAAGACCAGACCGTGTCCTGTAATCTTTCTAGCTTTCTCTGGGGCTCCAAAAGCTTGCATGTACAAAGTACTACAG GTGATCATGGGTGATTGTGAACCTCAAATTCATCCG GATGATAGCCAGCTGGTTAGAAACTGTCTTTCTGGACATGTCTACGACTCTGGCCCATTGGATTTCACGAGTGATTTGAATACGAAATTCGCACTACCTCCATCCATACGACGAATGTCTGTGCCTTCAAGACTCATATCTTGGATGACCAAAGGGATATCTTCAGGGCTTGACGGTTTATATCTTACAAGATTTGAATCTCAACGCAGTGAGTATTGGCAGGCCCTCTACTCATCTGTC GAAATTGGGGCTCCATATCTCATCTTATGCTCGGAGAATGACGAACTTGCTCCTCACCAAGTGATTTCGAGCTTCACCCATCAATTACAGGAACTGGGAGGAGAAGTTAAAGTTGTCAAGTGGAAAAACTCTCCTCATGCAG GACACTACACGCATAACCCTATACAATACCGAGCTGTTATCTCCAACTTTCTAGAGAAGGCCATATCAGTTCACTTACATAAAATCCGGCAGCTTGGGGAAAGAGCTCGCACGCATGATGAGATCTCTGAGTTAATATGCGACCTTCAGAAAGTAGCTGTGGACTCTAACCAAAGCCTAAAAAGAGTAGCCACCGGTCCAAGTGACCACTTTTTCTTACCAAGCTCAGCTCCGTATCAAAGTAACAACACTGATCCATCGTCTTCACAGGAAgagcagagagagagatcatCCTTCCGCCCGCTCCAACCAACGAGCATAAACGCTAACAGCGTTCTTGGGCAGTTCCTGTTCGATTCATGTGTTCCTAAGAACATCGAAGGTTGGGATATTAGATTTGGAGGTTGTCTCAACGGCCAACCATACGCCACTTGCTCTTCCCGTAAGAATTCAAATCGTGGTTTCAAGAAACAACTCTTACGTTCAAAACTGTGA